One Malania oleifera isolate guangnan ecotype guangnan chromosome 10, ASM2987363v1, whole genome shotgun sequence genomic region harbors:
- the LOC131165309 gene encoding telomere repeat-binding protein 4-like, with protein sequence MGLKKAIYYGFSGYRAPTIPRAPRSIRKRGSQKKIVENTKISAFELLATVAGELLQGSESSSASSSAAAVNDQFAFGRNAVKQEQEVVNKPVKTESVDEESFKEKAFMYGIASQVCNRRYTLKEFPYGKSDAVMECISVITSSPCLEKISGDMKLENVQGRNASGTVPNNIVRGSLCHGESHDSNIEYGVEIQVESDGEETGGLTVANACSSLPTLVNSDSNVGLAFSKHPIPSASFSRHRNDVNLGNKDDDENFSRRHQLGTKIKAFKPPLCIGDRRIRKLLKSKYWKVAPKLKDCGASNGDGGIKSVYRKRKTCYTHRKSQVDGYLKRKKLSEQSSILTSDGGSSVESFANSPEKGVNADNGGPTEIIRGVGVSSSVMGHQASFCSGESHVKFSIKSFMVPELLIEVPETATVGLLKTTVMEAVTAMLGGGLRVGVLRRGKKIRDDDRTLLQTGISHKDNLDALGFALEPGHALASPLLLPEEPPFSPSCHAPQLLTSSSAIPISDARLSDVSPDPPLAKTLGNYVESNHDSLPSPSNLLTDKTMPDSRALVAVLPVNMDALAVAPLKQKTRRLELSQRRIRRPFSVPEVEALVQAVEELGTGRWRDVKLRAFENANHRTYVDLKDKWKTLVHTARISPQQRRGEPVPQQLLDRVLGAHAYWSQPQDKQPAKHHSGTPKITGAQAGTAEA encoded by the exons ATGGGGTTGAAGAAGGCAATATATTATGGATTCAGTGGCTATAGAGCTCCAACTATACCTAGAGCACCCAGATCAATTCGA AAGAGGGGTTCACAAAAGAAGATAGTTGAGAATACCAAAATCAGTGCATTTGAGCTATTGGCTACTGTAGCTGGGGAGTTGTTGCAGGGGAGTGAAAGTTCTTCTGCTTCCAGTAGTGCAGCTGCTGTAAATGATCAATTTGCCTTTGGTAGGAATGCTGTTAAACAGGAACAGGAAGTTGTAAATAAGCCTGTGAAAACAGAGAGTGTTGACGAGGAAAGCTTCAAAGAGAAAGCTTTTATGTATGGGATTGCCTCACAAGTGTGCAATCGTAGGTATACTTTGAAGGAATTCCCATATGGAAAAAGTGATGCTGTTATGGAGTGTATTTCTGTCATCACTAGCTCCCCTTGTCTAGAGAAAATTAGTGGTGATATGAAGTTGGAAAATGTCCAAGGCAGGAATGCATCAGGGACTGTTCCTAATAACATAGTCAGGGGCTCCCTTTGTCATGGGGAATCTCATGACAGCAACATAGAGTATGGAGTTGAAATACAAGTAGAGAGTGATGGTGAAGAGACTGGAGGTTTGACTGTGGCTAATGCATGCAGTTCACTTCCTACATTGGTCAATTCAGACAGTAATGTGGGGTTGGCCTTTAGCAAGCACCCCATTCCTAGTGCTTCTTTTTCTAGGCATAGGAATGATGTTAACCTAGGTAATAAGGATGATGATGAAAACTTTTCTCGTCGCCATCAGCTTGGCACCAAAATAAAGGCTTTTAAGCCACCACTATGCATTGGTGATCGAAGAATAAGGAAGTTGCTGAAATCCAAATACTGGAAGGTAGCTCCAAAGTTGAAGGATTGTGGAGCTTCAAATGGTG ATGGGGGAATAAAGTCTGTTTACCGCAAGAGGAAAACCTGTTACACCCACAGAAAATCTCAGGTTGACGGTTATTTAAAGAGGAAGAAGTTGTCTGAACAAAGCTCAATACTGACATCAGATGGGGGATCCAGTGTTGAAAGCTTTGCTAATTCACCTGAGAAGGGCGTGAATGCAGACAATGGTGGCCCAACAGAAATAATTCGAGGag TTGGGGTATCATCTTCTGTTATGGGCCATCAAGCATCCTTTTGCTCTGGGGAATCGCACG TGAAGTTCAGCATTAAGTCCTTCATGGTACCTGAGCTTCTTATTGAGGTCCCAGAGACTGCTACAGTTGGTTTGCTGAAG ACAACAGTTATGGAAGCAGTAACTGCTATGCTTGGAGGTGGGTTACGCGTAGGAGTACTTCGTAGAGGGAAAAAGATAAGAGATGACGACAGAACCCTACTGCAGACTGGCATTTCTCACAAGGACAATCTGGATGCTTTGGGTTTTGCATTGGAGCCCGGTCATGCCCTAGCTTCCCCGCTTTTATTGCCTGAAGAACCTCCCTTTTCTCCTTCTTGTCATGCACCTCAACTTTTAACCAG CTCCTCAGCCATTCCCATTTCAGATGCACGGCTCTCTGATGTCTCACCAGATCCTCCTTTAGCGAAAACTTTGGGCAACTATGTCGAAAGCAATCATGATTCTCTCCCCTCTCCTAGTAACCTTTTAACAGACAAAACAATGCCAGATTCCAGAGCCCTGGTTGCTGTTCTACCAGTGAATATGGATGCACTAGCTGTGGCTCCATTAAAGCAGAAAACCAGGCGATTGGAACTTTCACAGCGTCGAATAAGGAGACCTTTTTCCGTTCCAGAAGTGGAAGCTCTGGTTCAGGCAGTAGAGGAACTTGGAACTGGAAG GTGGCGAGATGTTAAACTGCGTGCCTTTGAGAATGCCAATCATCGAACTTATGTGGACTTAAAG GATAAATGGAAAACATTGGTTCACACAGCCAGAATCTCCCCTCAGCAGAGAAGGGGAGAGCCTGTTCCACAGCAGCTCCTGGACAGGGTATTGGGCGCTCATGCTTACTGGTCTCAACCTCAAGATAAGCAACCTGCGAAGCATCACAGCGGAACGCCAAAAATCACAGGGGCCCAAGCTGGAACAGCTGAGGCTTGA